DNA from Polaribacter sp. NJDZ03:
AGATAAAACTGTTGCCTTAACTAGACTTGCTAAATGGGATGAAAATGTAAGACAAGCGAAGTTTAAAAGCTTTAATAGCATTGCTAGAACAATGTCTATACATTATCAGAATATACTCAACTATTTTGACAATAGAAGTACAAATGCTTCTGCAGAATCGTTTAATACTAAAATAAAAGCATTTAGAGCACAATTTAGAGGTGTTAGAAACATCAAATTTTTCCTTTTTAGACTCTCAAATATTTATGCCTAATTTCTAAATCCCACAACTTTTGGACTTGCCCCGTTAAAAGCTTTAGTAGCATTGATAGACCATCTATACTATTTAAAAAAATAAAGATTCCCGCAAGGCTAGTGCTCGTTTGTAACGAGTACCGTCACAGATAATTGGTTTTCATACAGTTTGCCATTCTACTTTGAGTTTAGCACAAAAAAAAACCTCAATTCGTAAGAATTGAGGTTTAAAGAAAGGCGGCGACCTACTCTCCCACATAAATGCAGTACCATCGGCGCGATTGGGCTTAACTTCTCTGTTCGAGATGGGAAGAGGTGAGCCCCAATGCTATAACCACCCTAAAATTTTCAGTTGAATTGCTTCAACTGTATAAGTTGACATATGGTAAAATAATATCGTTTTTTTCGTAATAAATAAAGAGGTTCTGCTCCCGCCTTTCGGCGGGAAGCGTACATAAGTCTATGGGTTATTAGTATCACTTGGCTATGACATTACTGCCTTTACACCTATGACCTATCAACGTTGTAATCTCCAACGACCCTTTAAAGAAATCTCATCTTGTGGTGGGTTTCGCGCTTATATGCTTTCAGCGCTTATCCCTTCCCGACGTAGCTACCCTGCTATGCTTCTGGCGAAACAACAGGTACACTAGAGGTCAGTCCAACTCGGTCCTCTCGTACTAGAGTCAGATCCACGCAAATTTCTAACGCCCACAGCAGATAGAGACCGAACTGTCTCACGACGTTCTGAACCCAGCTCGCGTGCCACTTTAATGGGCGAACAGCCCAACCCTTGGGACCTTCTCCAGCCCCAGGATGTGACGAGCCGACATCGAGGTGCCAAACCCCCCCGTCGATATGAGCTCTTGGGGGAGATCAGCCTGTTATCCCCGGAGTACCTTTTATCCTTTGAGCGATGGCCCTTCCATGCGGAACCACCGGATCACTATGCTCTTGTTTCCAACCTGATCGACCTGTATGTCTCTCAGTCAAGCACCCTTATGCCATTGCACTCTACGTACGGTTACCAAGCGTACTGAGGGTACCTTTAGAAGCCTCCGTTACTCTTTTGGAGGCGACCACCCCAGTCAAACTACCCACCAAGCACTGTCCTCATCTCTGAGTTAGACTCTAGATAAGCAAAGGGTGGTATTTCAAGGACGACTCCACAACGCCTAGCGACGCCGCTTCAATGTCTCCCACCTATCCTACACATTACTTATCCAAAGCCAATACTAAGCTATAGTAAAGGTTCACGGGGTCTTTTCGTCCCGCTGCGGGTAATCGGCATCTTCACCGATACTACAATTTCACCGAGCTCATGGCTGAGACAGTGTCCAGATCGTTGCACCATTCGTGCAGGTCGGAACTTACCCGACAAGGAATTTCGCTACCTTAGGACCGTTATAGTTACGGCCGCCGTTTACTGGGGCTTCATTTCAGATCTTCGCCGAAGCTAAACCCTCCACTTAACCTTCCAGCACCGGGCAGGTGTCAGGCCTTATACATCATCTTTCAATTTAGCAAAGCCCTGTGTTTTTGATAAACAGTCGCCTGGACCTTTTCACTGCGGCCCATCCGAAGATGGGCGACCCTTCTCCCGAAGTTACGGGTCTATTTTGCCTAGTTCCTTAGCCATGAATCTCTCGAGCACCTTAGAATTCTCATCCCAACTACCTGTGTCGGTTTACGGTACGGGTTCTTATAATCTGAAGCTTAGAGGTTTTTCTTGGAAGCCCTTAGGCACACTATCCAATTGTCCGAAGACGCTTGGTACTATCACATTTTACCTAGATCTGCGGATTTGCCTACAGTTCCAATAGCTACATGTTTCAACGAACTATTCCGTCAGTTCGCGGTGCTTTCATTACTCCGTCACCCCATCGCAATTATAAGAAGTACAGGAATATTAACCTGTTATCCATCGACTACTCCCTTCGGATTCGCCTTAGGACCCGACTAACCCTCAGCTGATTAGCATCGCTGAGGAAACCTTAGTCTTTCGGTGTGGGGGTTTCTCGCCCCCATTATCGTTACTTATGCCTACATTTTCTTTTGTAAACACTCCAGCATACCTCACAGTACACCTTCTACGCTGATTACAATGCTCCCCTACCACTAACGTATCTTTCAACGTTAATCCATAGCTTCGGTAATATGTTTATGCCCGATTATTATCCATGCAAAATCGCTCGACTAGTGAGCTGTTACGCACTCTTTAAATGAATGGCTGCTTCCAAGCCAACATCCTAGCTGTCTAAGCAATTTCACCTCGTTTTTTCAACTTAACATATATTTGGGGACCTTAGCTGATGGTCTGGGTTCTTTCCCTCTCGGACATGGACCTTAGCACCCATGCCCTCACTGCTGAGAAACATTTTATAGCATTCGGAGTTTGTCAGGAATTGGTAGGCGGTGAAGCCCCCGCATCCAATCAGTAGCTCTACCTCTATAAAACTTTTACTCAACGCTGCACCTAAATGCATTTCGGGGAGTACGAGCTATTTCCGAGTTTGATTGGCCTTTCACCCCTACCCACAGGTCATCCAAAGACTTTTCAACGTCAACTGGTTCGGTCCTCCACTGTATGTTACTACAGCTTCAACCTGCCCATGGGTAGATCACTCGGTTTCGCGTCTACTACTACTAACTAAAGCGCCCTATTCAGACTCGCTTTCGCTACGGCTCCTTGACTTAATCAATTAACCTTGCTAGAAACAGTAACTCGTAGGCTCATTATGCAAAAGGCACGCCGTCACAACTCGAAGTTGCTCCGACCGCTTGTAGGCGTACGGTTTCAGGTTCTATTTCACTCCCTTACTTAGGGTTCTTTTCACCTTTCCCTCACGGTACTAGTTCACTATCGGTCTCTCAGGAGTATTTAGCCTTACCGGATGGTCCCGGTGGATTCATACAGGATTACTCGTGTCCCGCACTACTCAGGGTACCACTATCTTAAATTCGTTTACTTTTACGGGACTATCACCCTCTATGGTTTGTCTTTCCAAACAATTCTAATTCACTTATCTTCGAATATCGTGGCCCTACAACCCCTATTTTGCCGTAACAAAATAGGTTTGGGCTAATCCGCGTTCGCTCGCCACTACTAACGGAATCACTATTGTTTTCTCTTCCTCCGGTTACTTAGATGTTTCAGTTCACCGGGTTTACTCCTATTGCTAGGTGACATGTCTTCAACATGCCGGGTTGCCCCATTCGGAAATCTACGGATTAAAAGGTATGTGCCCCTCCCCGTAGCTTATCGCAGCTTATCACGTCCTTCGTCGTCTCTGAGAGCCTAGGCATCCGCCATACGCCCTTACTTAACTTATTGTACTTTTTGCTACAGTGTGTTGCCACACTATAATGAACTCTTTTATATTTTTATAAAAAAATTATTTAATTAGATATTACTCTAATCGTTCTCTATCTATTTGATTCTTACGATATCATTTTACCAATATGTCAATGAACTTGAGGCGAATCGCCACTGATAATTAAATCAGCAACAACATTAAGCCGTTGTGGAGAATATCGGAGTCGAACCGATGACCTCTTGCGTGCAAGGCAAGCGCTCTAGCCAGCTGAGCTAATCCCCCATTATGAAATTCAGAATAAATTCTAAATTATGAATGTAGAATCCTCTTACTTCCAGAATTTCCTTAGTATTTTTGCTTTTTTGTAGTCCCGGGCAGACTCGAACTGCCGACCTCTACATTATCAGTGTAGCGCTCTAACCAGCTGAGCTACGAGACTATAATAGCTTAAATACTTTTTATTTTAAAATTAACAGCAAAGAGTAAAAATGACCTTTTTTTGTAACTCACCATCTTTCTCTAGAAAGGAGGTGTTCCAGCCGCACCTTCCGGTACGGCTACCTTGTTACGACTTAGCCCTAGTTACCAGTTTTACCCTAGGCGGCTCCTCACGGTGACCGACTTCAGGCACTCCCAGCTTCCATGGCTTGACGGGCGGTGTGTACAAGGCCCGGGAACGTATTCACCGGATCATGGCTGATATCCGATTACTAGCGATTCCAGCTTCACGGAGTCGAGTTGCAGACTCCGATCCGAACTGTGATATGGTTTATAGATTCGCTCTCTGTTGCCAGATGGCTGCTCATTGTCCATACCATTGTAGCACGTGTGTGGCCCAGGACGTAAGGGCCGTGATGATTTGACGTCATCCCCACCTTCCTCACTACTTGCGTAGGCAGTCTCGTTAGAGTCCCCATCATAACATGCTGGCAACTAACGACAGGGGTTGCGCTCGTTATAGGACTTAACCTGACACCTCACGGCACGAGCTGACGACAACCATGCAGCACCTTGTAATCTGTCCGAAGAAAACTCTATCTCTAAAGCTGTCAGACTACATTTAAGCCCTGGTAAGGTTCCTCGCGTATCATCGAATTAAACCACATGCTCCACCGCTTGTGCGGGCCCCCGTCAATTCCTTTGAGTTTCAGTCTTGCGACCGTACTCCCCAGGTGGGATACTTATCACTTTCGCTTAGTCACTGAGCATACACCCAACAACTAGTATCCATCGTTTACGGCGTGGACTACCAGGGTATCTAATCCTGTTCGCTCCCCACGCTTTCGTCCCTCAGCGTCAGTACATACGTAGTAGACTGCCTTCGCAATCGGTATTCTGTGTAATATCTATGCATTTCACCGCTACACTACACATTCTATCTACTTCCATATGACTCAAGTCAACCAGTATCAAAGGCAGTTCCATAGTTGAGCTATGGGATTTCACCTCTGACTTAATTGACCGCCTGCGGACCCTTTAAACCCAATGATTCCGGATAACGCTCGGACCCTCCGTATTACCGCGGCTGCTGGCACGGAGTTAGCCGGTCCTTATTCTTACAGTACCGTCAAGCTGGTATACATACCAGTGTTTCTTCCTGTATAAAAGAAGTTTACAACCCATAGGGCAGTCATCCTTCACGCGGCATGGCTGGGTCAGAGTTGCCTCCATTGCCCAATATTCCTCACTGCTGCCTCCCGTAGGAGTCTGGTCCGTGTCTCAGTACCAGTGTGGGGGATCTCCCTCTCAGGACCCCTACCTATCAAAGTCATGGTAAGCCGTTACCTTACCATCTAACTAATAGGACGCATAGCCATCTTTTACCAATAAATCTTTAATTAAAACTTGATGCCAAGTCTCAATACTATGGAGCATTAATCTTCATTTCTAAAGGCTATTCTCCAGTAAAAGGTAGGTTCTATACGCGTTACGCACCCGTGCGCCGGTCGTCATCTGTGCAAGCACAATGTTACCCCTCGACTTGCATGTGTTAAGCCTGCCGCTAGCGTTCATCCTGAGCCAGGATCAAACTCTTCATTGTATATTTTAAATATTTTAATGAATAAGTTTCAAAAGAATTTGTTTAAATAAATCTAAACATGGTTATTCTACTCTTTAATTACGCTGTCAATTTCAATATTTTCAATGAACTTTGTTTCAATCTTAATTAACAACTTAAAGTTGTTAATCGGTTAAAACTTTGTAGAAATGTTAGACTCGAACTAACTGACTTTTTTAATAGTCATTCCAAATTTTCTTTGATCGTTTTCGCTGTAATTCTTAGCGGCTGCAAACATACAAACTATTTCTAATCTGACAATAAAAAATTAAACTTTTTTTTATTTCTTTTTGTTTGCTGTAAAACTAAAAATCTCTGAACGTTTTTGCCGAAAATTTCGGACTGCAAACATACAACTATTTTTAATTAGAAACCTAATGAATATTAAAATTTATTTTTAATAAAATTTTGATATTTTATTTAGATAAACAACTAATACTCAATCTAATTACAACTCTTCAATGAACGTTGCTAACTGTGTGATAATCCTGTTAGCGGGTGCAAACTTACAACTCATTTTTAACCTGACAACTATTTTTTTAGCTTTATTTTCATTTAATTTTACAATGGGTTTTAATAAGCTTGTTTTTAGTAGTTTATGAGGGAGGTTTTTTTGAGGTTATTTTTTTGGGTTTGGGGATTGGCGTGGTTTTGGTGGTGGATGCTTGTTTTTAACACATAGGGATATAGAAAACATAAGGTGTCTCGAGGTTCTATTTAAGCCTTTTTGTTCTTTGGTATTTGAAGAAACCTGGATGATTCTTAGAAATAGTGTGGTTAAAATGTGTTTTACTACTTGAAGTAACCACTTTTTTAGGTGCTAAACTTGTTCATTATATGATACTTTCAGTAAAAAAGTACTTGGACTGACAACTCTATAGGTATTTGAAATGAGAATTTCTCCATAGTAATTATTTAAAACCGGAATATTATAAGCTCTTATATATAGGTGCATATTTATAAAATGGTATGAATTTGACCAATTGGGTACTTTACAAATGGTAAAAAAAGGATTAAGCAAGTTTTTTTAACGCATAGAAACATAGGTTGGGATGTATTATATGAAGCAAGGTGTATTAGTTTGAAGGGGAACAGTATAATAGGTTCAAAAAATAAATAGCTTATTTTTTAATCATTAGAACTCTAAGCCCTCACAGGTTTTAAAAACCTGTGAGGGCTGAACAATAATGTTGTCTTAAATATTAAGGAAAGAAGGTATATTTTTTCTTAAGTATTAAGCTAGTGTTTATATAGGAAAGAAATCTGAAAAGAGAACTTCAATCTGCAAGTTAGCAGTGTTAGGGATTGAAACGGCATCCTTTTTATATGATTATTGATGCGATAGCTGAAATAAGCATACAAAAAGATATAGTGGAAAGCCCGACCTTTTTTATCTAAGACGTTCTTTAAATTGATGTTGGTCATTAAATAAAAACGATACTTATATGGTATAGACGAAAAAAAAGGAAACACCCAAAAGAAAAAAATATTTTGAATTATTCTCTATTGGGTATTACTTGGTGAATCTATTAAAAAATAGACATATAGCCCCTACTTATTTAGTCTATAAAATTGAGTACTGATTTTTAAGTAGGCATTTCAAACATATTTAAATGCTTTTTTAAAATTCCGGAAGGTGTGTTTTTGGTTTCATCAAAAATTCTAGTGTCTCCAAATAGAATAAAGCTATCTCTGGCTCTTGAAACTGCCACATTTAACATGTTTGGTTTGTTATCTCTATCGAAAAACAGTACACCTTCATCTTGATTACTATATACAGAACTAAATAATACAATATTTCGCTCTGCACCCTGAAGTGCATGCACGGTACCTAATTTTATATCATTTACTTTAAACCCAGATTGAACTAAAGCTTTGGACAGTTCTGTTTTCTGACTTGCAAATGGTGTAATAATACCTAAAACACTTTCTATATTAACTACATTATAAGCCTTTTGAATGTCTTCTTTATGTCTATTTATCCATAAAATGATGGCTTTTACCTCATTCATATTATGACGGCTGTTAAATTTACGTTCACTAACTCCTTCTACATGATATGCCATCATAGACGCAAATATTTGATCTTTATGCGCTTTACCTTTCATCGGTTTTAAGATACCATCATAAGCTAGTTCATTACAAAAACCAATAATTTCATCATTACATCTTCTATGCTCTAATAGCAACAATCCGTTTTCTTTTTTACTCACTAAAGGGGTTTCGTATTCGCAGGCATTTTGAGCCATTTTCATGATACTTCCACTAGATGCTAAAAACCCTATATTATTTAGATATTCTTTTTGAGAGTGGTCTGTTACAATATTTTGGTTGGTTAAATTACCATAATCTATTTTTGGTGGAATAGACCAAATTGGTTCTATCTGTTTTAAATCTCCCACCACTATAGCTTTTTGTGCTAATGAAAAAATAGGAATACTAACCTCTGGTGTTACTTGACCTGCTTCATCTATAATTAATAAATCTAGAAAGTTAAATAAAGGAAGGTACTCGAAAATTGGTTTCCCGTTTTCATTCTCTCCTTGAAACTGGCTGAATAAAAAATGTGTTGGTGCTGTATATAAGGTTGCCACAAAACATGGTGTAAGCATTGCTCTTCGTTTCCATTTTGCAATGACGGTTTTTTCTCCGGTTCCTTTTTCGGTTTCATTTTCTAAGACATCTTCTGTTTCTAAAATCCACCTTGCCTCCCAATAATGGGTTGCTAATAAAAAGGCTTTGTGACGCAGGCTTAAATCTATTTCATCATAAAAAAAACGATGTGTTTTATCTTTAGATTCCATTTTTTCATATTCGAACTCCCACATTTGTTCTTCTGAAATAAAAGGATAGCCTGTAATTTCATTTAAGTGTTTCCAGTTTTTTAACTTTAAGTTTGATGACAAAGCTAAATTAAGATCTGCAATACATTTTTTTATAAAGGTTAGTGCTGTTTTATCATCTGCAAGCGTTTCTTTATTTACAATAAAAAGATGTTCTGGGTTGTTCGTGTTTTCTTCTGAATCTGCTTTAAAATAGCGTTTTATTTCGTTAATGAAATTACCCTCTTTAGCGAGTGCTTTTATCTTGACGATGATATCTCGCCACTCTTGTAATTTTGATATTTTAATTACATTTTTTTTAATGTGGTTTTCTTTATCGAGCAATAAGTTATTTACCTTTTCTATGGAGGATAAATAATTTTGAGAAATTTGTACGCCCTCCATTAAATTATCTTCTATCACAGAAATTTCTTCTTGTAGATGATTACAGATATCTTCTAATGAGTTTGCGCCGAAACCAAAATAATCTAGATATCTACTATAAAAGAAATTCTTGGCATCATGCAGGTAATTTTCGTTTTCTAAATCGCACAAAGTACCTTCATTACCAAACATATTCCCTTTTAAGTAATTGATATCTTTTAAAGATTTTTCACTTTTAGAGCTCGATGGTAAATACGTGGCATAGCCATTAAAACCAGGAATCCAGCGTTCTGCTAAATTACCCATGGTACTTTTAGAGTTTATAAAACTATCTATAATGTTGGTTACCGCCTGGTTATTTGTGGAACATGCCAAAATTACCGGAGCTTCTTCTCCATTAATTGCAGCCCGCACCACTTCTGTAGCCACCAAACTTTGCAATAAAGTGGTTTTTCCGGTTCCTGGAGGTCCGTTTACAGCAGTAATTCCATTTTCTTCTGCGGTTAAATAAGATAACAAGGTTTTACGTTGACTTATAGAAAGTGGAAATTCGTTAGACATTTGCCCTAAATGTAAATGGTTGTAATCTAAAAAGCCTTTATCGGTAATAGGATCTCTTCGCTCTCTATTTCTTGGGTTTATTATTTTTGAAATTAAGGGAAGTTCTTCTGTTTCATTTATTAAATTCTCATACAGAAACAGAATACTTTTTGCTGCTGATATTTTAGAACTTCGTGCAAAATAAGTGACTTTGTTATTGGTTTTATATCCTTCTGCCCTATAATCTTCTATACCAATACCCGTAATTTCTGAAAAAACTAAACTAATATATTCCCAATAAGAAGCCCAATCTAATTCTTCCTCCTCCTCTACTTCTGGTTCTTCTAAATCTCTAGCTTCTGCGATTGTTTCTATGGATGAAAAAATAAAATCGTTACCAACTTCTGCAACAGGCGCTAAATAATTACGAACTATTAATGGAAATATTTCTCTTGGTGCAGATAATTGGCCTAAACGGTTTACTCTTGCCGTGATCCAAAAGGGATGAATTGTTTTTTGTTTAAAATTAGGATCATCAGATTGAAAATCTAACTGAAAAGGTGCTATAATTACCTCGGCATCAAATACCTTATGCCAATTATCGCTCTCTTTTTTAGTAACTCCTTTTAACCTATTAATTCTCTTCTCTTCTACATCAAGCATCTCTTCAGCATTTTTAGCACTAATGGTTGCTTTGCTTAAATCGCAATAATTTTGATGAAATAAATTTTTAATTCTAGAGATGTCTACCGCTAAGTTTTCACTGTCTGTTAAACTGTTTTTATAATAATTTAACCAGTTTTTTACGTTGCTCATGTATGTGTTAAGAATTGGCGTTAATAGATTAAAAAAAGGGAGTGCGAATATATACTTTTAGGGGATTCTTTTTGATGAAAAAAGGGCCTTAATTATGTAATACCAAATAAACATCAAAATGATGGATTAAATTCATTTCTTTTTCCTTACTAATTCAATATAAAATAGAATCGTAGCTATGGCTATGATTCCATTTTATATCTCTTATTAAGAAAAAATAATTTAAATTTATCATCAATCATTTTAAAATTCATTTGGTATAAATACCAAATGAACATAAAAATGATGGATTAAATTTATAGAAGTAGGTAGATTTTACACCTACTTTTTAATTAGCTTAACTTAGCTATGGAACTGCTATTGAATATAATTAGACACGCTAAGTAAGACATTTTGAGTTTTAATTGTGTTTCTATATTAGATAATTGAATAGCAATAATACTCTGAATGTTATCTGAAATGAGCTTTTTTTTTTGCGATTGAAAAATGTTACAACCTACTTTTATTTTCACTTTACGTAAATCTATAAAATCTGCGAGGTAACGCTACCTTGTATATTATTACCCGCTAATTACGTAGATATTGACAGGTTTTTTTGCTGGGGATTAAAAAACGGATATTCAATAGTTTTACCTCTGCCTTTAAACAACTAACTTTTCATCTTAAAAAAACAATTATTATAACTAAATTTATACTCTTCAAAAAAAAGCTATGCCATTATTTCAGAATACCGTAATTACTAAGTATTTAAAAAATCAGAATAAAGAAGAAATTGCAGCCAAATGGCAGCTCTTTAAAAACCATTTTCAGAATTCTAGTATTCAAGAAAATATTAGAAATAGTAAAGAAGAGCAATACCAAGGTGGTTTTATTATAGACCTATTTGTTACTATTTTAGGTTATACAAAAAACCCGACTCCTAATTTTAATATTACTACAGAATACAAAAATGTAAAAGATAGCAAAAAAGCAGATGGCGCCATTATTGTAAATGATGTTGTAAAGGCAGTAATAGAATTAAAAGGCACAAAAACTACAGATTTAAGTAAAGTAGAAGCACAAGCTTTTGGCTATAAAAATAACCAACCAGAATGTAGGTATGTTATTACGTCTAATTTCGAAAAACTACGTTTTTACATAGACAATGCCATAGAGCATATAGAGTTTAATCTGTTTACTTTATCAGAAAAAGATTTTGAAATCTTATACTTGTGTTTGGCTTACCAAAACATACAAAAAGATACTGCTAACCTTATTAAAAAAGAATCTGTTAGTCAAGAAGATAAAATTACCAAAGAACTCTATAAAGATTACAGCTTATTTAAAAGAGAATTACACAAAAATTTAGTGGAGTTAAATCCACAATATGACAGTTTAACGCTTTTTAAAGAATCGCAAACATTATTAGATCGGTTTCTATTTTTATTTTTTGCAGAAGACAGGCAATTACTACCGCCAAACTCTGTAAGGCTTATTTTAAACCAATGGAACAAACTACAAGAATTAGATGCCTACACCCCACTTTTTGATCGATTTAAAAAATACTTTGGCTACTTAAACACAGGTTTTAAAGGAAAGCAATTTGATGTCTTTGCCTATAATGGTGGTTTGTTTAAACCTAATGAAATTTTAGACACAGTTGTTATTGATGATGATTTACTTTACAAACACACTTTAAAATTGTCTGAATATGATTTTGACAGTGAAGTTGATGTAAATATTTTAGGACACATTTTTGAAAACTCTTTAAATGAATTAGATGAAGTTAAAGCAGCATTAGAGGGACAAGAAATAGACAAGTCTAAAACCAAAAGAAAAAAAGATGGTGTTTTTTACACGCCTAAATACATTACCAAATACATCGTAGACAATACGGTAGGTAAACTTTGTGATGAAAAAAAGTTGGCATTAGAAATTATTGAAGATGACTACACCAAAGACAAAAAAAGACAAAAGAAAACCATTAAAGGTTTAATTGATAAATTAACCGAGTACAGAAATTGGTTGTTACAAATTACCATTTGCGACCCTGCTTGTGGTTCTGGTGCTTTTTTAAACCAAGCGTTAGATTTTTTAATTAATGAGCATGGGTATATAGACGAATTACAAGCCAAATTATTTGGCGATGCCATGATTTTGAGTGATGTAGAAAAAAGCATCTTAGAAAACAACTTGTTTGGCGTAGATTTAAACAATGAATCTGTAGAAATAGCCAAATTGTCTTTATGGTTAAGAACTGCACAACCTAACAGAAAGTTAAATGATTTAAACAGCAATATTAAATGTGGAAATAGTTTAATTAACGACCCAGAAGTTGCTGGTGAAAAAGCCTTTAATTGGGAAACTGAGTTTCCTAAAATATTTGAAAAAGGTGGTTTTGATGTGATTATTGGGAATCCGCCTTATGTGAGACAAGAGTTGTTTAAAGAAATAAAACCTTATTTAGAGAAAAACTATAAATGTTACAATAGTGTAGCTGATTTATACACCTATTTTATTGAAAAAGGAATAAACTTAATAAATGTAAATGGATTGTTTTCATTCATTCTTCCTAATAAATTTCTAAAAGCAACTTATGGTAAAAACATAAGAAAAGTGATGAAAGAAGATGCTAATTTAGAATTGTTATTAGATTTTGATGATTATCCTGTTTTTGCTGATGCTACAACATATCCTATAATATATGTTTTAAATAAAAAGAAAGATTACAGTAATAATTTTTTATATTATTCTGAAATCAATAAAAGGATAAAAACAAACGACCCTATAAGTTTATTAGAAATAAAAAAACATAAAGTATCATATAGCTCTTTAAATGACGATATGTGGAATTTCATTACTCTGAATGACTTTAATTTATTAGAAAAAATAAAAAGTAACTCAATTAAATTATCAAAACTGGTTGATCGCAAAATAAATAGAGGTGTTTTAACAGGCAAAAACGATGTTTTTATTTTCAAAAAGGAGCTAAGAGATTCTTTATTAAAAGATGGCGCAAATGAAGAACTGATTAAGCCAATACTCTTAGGAAGTGCTATAAAAAGATATAACACAAATGCCTCAAATGATTTTATATTATTTACAAGACGCGGAGTTGATATTGAAAATTACCCTGTTATTAAAAATTATTTAAATGAATATTATGAGGATTTAAAACCTAGAAATAATGGAGAAAGTAAA
Protein-coding regions in this window:
- a CDS encoding N-6 DNA methylase; protein product: MPLFQNTVITKYLKNQNKEEIAAKWQLFKNHFQNSSIQENIRNSKEEQYQGGFIIDLFVTILGYTKNPTPNFNITTEYKNVKDSKKADGAIIVNDVVKAVIELKGTKTTDLSKVEAQAFGYKNNQPECRYVITSNFEKLRFYIDNAIEHIEFNLFTLSEKDFEILYLCLAYQNIQKDTANLIKKESVSQEDKITKELYKDYSLFKRELHKNLVELNPQYDSLTLFKESQTLLDRFLFLFFAEDRQLLPPNSVRLILNQWNKLQELDAYTPLFDRFKKYFGYLNTGFKGKQFDVFAYNGGLFKPNEILDTVVIDDDLLYKHTLKLSEYDFDSEVDVNILGHIFENSLNELDEVKAALEGQEIDKSKTKRKKDGVFYTPKYITKYIVDNTVGKLCDEKKLALEIIEDDYTKDKKRQKKTIKGLIDKLTEYRNWLLQITICDPACGSGAFLNQALDFLINEHGYIDELQAKLFGDAMILSDVEKSILENNLFGVDLNNESVEIAKLSLWLRTAQPNRKLNDLNSNIKCGNSLINDPEVAGEKAFNWETEFPKIFEKGGFDVIIGNPPYVRQELFKEIKPYLEKNYKCYNSVADLYTYFIEKGINLINVNGLFSFILPNKFLKATYGKNIRKVMKEDANLELLLDFDDYPVFADATTYPIIYVLNKKKDYSNNFLYYSEINKRIKTNDPISLLEIKKHKVSYSSLNDDMWNFITLNDFNLLEKIKSNSIKLSKLVDRKINRGVLTGKNDVFIFKKELRDSLLKDGANEELIKPILLGSAIKRYNTNASNDFILFTRRGVDIENYPVIKNYLNEYYEDLKPRNNGESKGRKAGPYKWFEVQDNIAYYKDFEDIKIIYPRTNNNCNFQLDFNSYYLSDNNFYIKSDSKPLLGLLNSKLIFYYLKNICTTLQGGYYDFRRDKIDTIPISKNLNLISEKVTKKVIFQLEDNITLSEKITKFQRTLQRKFEGLEKLPKKLDSWYLLTFADFVKELKKKKIKLSLSEEAEWEDYFLQEQQKAVALKTQIDQTDAAIDVMVYELYGLTADEIQIVENS
- a CDS encoding ATP-binding protein, translating into MSNVKNWLNYYKNSLTDSENLAVDISRIKNLFHQNYCDLSKATISAKNAEEMLDVEEKRINRLKGVTKKESDNWHKVFDAEVIIAPFQLDFQSDDPNFKQKTIHPFWITARVNRLGQLSAPREIFPLIVRNYLAPVAEVGNDFIFSSIETIAEARDLEEPEVEEEEELDWASYWEYISLVFSEITGIGIEDYRAEGYKTNNKVTYFARSSKISAAKSILFLYENLINETEELPLISKIINPRNRERRDPITDKGFLDYNHLHLGQMSNEFPLSISQRKTLLSYLTAEENGITAVNGPPGTGKTTLLQSLVATEVVRAAINGEEAPVILACSTNNQAVTNIIDSFINSKSTMGNLAERWIPGFNGYATYLPSSSKSEKSLKDINYLKGNMFGNEGTLCDLENENYLHDAKNFFYSRYLDYFGFGANSLEDICNHLQEEISVIEDNLMEGVQISQNYLSSIEKVNNLLLDKENHIKKNVIKISKLQEWRDIIVKIKALAKEGNFINEIKRYFKADSEENTNNPEHLFIVNKETLADDKTALTFIKKCIADLNLALSSNLKLKNWKHLNEITGYPFISEEQMWEFEYEKMESKDKTHRFFYDEIDLSLRHKAFLLATHYWEARWILETEDVLENETEKGTGEKTVIAKWKRRAMLTPCFVATLYTAPTHFLFSQFQGENENGKPIFEYLPLFNFLDLLIIDEAGQVTPEVSIPIFSLAQKAIVVGDLKQIEPIWSIPPKIDYGNLTNQNIVTDHSQKEYLNNIGFLASSGSIMKMAQNACEYETPLVSKKENGLLLLEHRRCNDEIIGFCNELAYDGILKPMKGKAHKDQIFASMMAYHVEGVSERKFNSRHNMNEVKAIILWINRHKEDIQKAYNVVNIESVLGIITPFASQKTELSKALVQSGFKVNDIKLGTVHALQGAERNIVLFSSVYSNQDEGVLFFDRDNKPNMLNVAVSRARDSFILFGDTRIFDETKNTPSGILKKHLNMFEMPT
- a CDS encoding transposase; translation: MEPARNNSLKYVPELLPNRDTLKQLLARSRYLLYKSSNKWTNSQQERAEILFKTYPDIEKAYNLCQNLSWIYNQTKDKTVALTRLAKWDENVRQAKFKSFNSIARTMSIHYQNILNYFDNRSTNASAESFNTKIKAFRAQFRGVRNIKFFLFRLSNIYA